CCAGTGAACTCCTTGTATAATCTAAGGAAGAATAGAACATTTCCCTAAAGGAGGCTCCCATGGCCGACTGGTATGTAAAGCGCGGCAGTCAGACAACAGGACCTTTAACACAAGAACGTTTAAAGGAACTTGCAGAGCAAGGCAAAGTCCAGAAATCCGATCTGGTCCGAAAGGGTGAGGATGGCAACTTTATACCCGCAGGTCAGTTCCCCGGTCTGATTCCAGACTCCGATGACTGGGAAACAGACTTCCAGCAACCAGCCGCATCGCAAGCGGCACCGGCCAGAAAAAGTAAGACTACTCCGATTGTACTCCTTGCCATTCTGGGAGGCGGGGGAGTTATTGTGGTTATAATTCTGATAGCATTACTTTTACCCGCCATCCAACAGGCCCGCGTAGCAGACCGCCACCCTACATCGAAAATCAAGTCAAAAAACAATCTGAAACAGATCGCCTTAGCGCTACATAATTACCACGATCGCGATCGCGTCTTTCCTCCCGGAGGAATCGAAACCGCCGATGGTAAACCCTACCATAGTTGGCAGACGATGATTCTGCCCTTTGTGGATCAAGGACAACTTCACAATCAGATCGACTTTGATCACCCCTGGACTAATCCTGCCAACCAGAGTCAGTTCCAGTTGAACCTACCGATTTACCTGAACCCCGCGATCGAAGAAACCGTTTCGCCGGAAGGCCTGGGGCTTTCGCATTATGTCGGAAACAAATTCCTGATGCAGACCAACGGAAACATGAGAATCCGTGACATCGTAGATGGCACTTCAAATACCATCATGGCCGTCGAGACAGGAGAAAACTTCAAACCCTGGGGCGATCCGACCAATATCGCAGATCCGGTTAACGTCATAGGTGGCAAGAGAAAATCGTCATTCACAGGTGGGAATCATGTCATGATGAGTGATGGGAGAGTACGTTTTGTTTCAGAAAATATCGATCCCGCAATGCTAAAAGCATTGAGCACCCCCGATGGTGGAGAAACCGTTGGTGAATTTTAATTTCTCTCTCCCAGAGAATATTCAAACCACGCACTTCAAAAGCCCGCCCAGACTGTTTCGAAGGGATTTCTGAAATGGAAAAAGAGACCTCTGAAAGAAAACCCGATCATTTCCTGTCAGTTTTGCTGATCGTCGTCGTTTCTCTTTTACTGATCGGCATTAGCTTTCCGATCTACGATGAACTTCGCTTCAAATTTCGAGACAGTAGACCCCCGCTTAACAGACGAAACATGAAACGGATCGGTCTGGCGCTGCATAACTACCATTGGACGTATCACACACTCCCGCCGGGCGCCATTATCAGTGAGAGTGGGATCCCCGCGCACAGTTGGCAGGCATTGATTCTTCCCTTTCTCGATCAGGAATTTCTCTTCAAACAGATTGACTTGAAAAAGCCTTGGAACGATCCTGCAAATCAGAAAGTCTTTCAACAGGAAATCCCCGTCTATCTCAGCCCAAAATCGAAAATGAAATTTTCTCGGGACGGTTATGCACTCTCGCATTTTGTCGGCAATCAACTGGTTCTGAAACCAGGCACCAACATCAGTCTCGAAGACATCCGCGACGGAACTTCCAACACGATCCTCGCCATAGAAATCGCTGAAAACTTTAAACCCTGGGGCGATCCGACGTCATTGACAGAACCAATTAAAGTCATCGGCCCCGATAAGAAAACGCCCGATTCAGGGGGAAGCTTCATCTTACTGTGAGATGGCGTGGTCCGATATATCTCCAAAGACGTTGATCCCGCAGTCTTAAAAGCACTCAGTACACCCGCTGGCAGTGAAGAAGCCGGCATTTTAAACTTAAATAGTAATTAGAATGAAAGATATAAAATGTCAGACGATAATCATCAATCGGAGCAAGATCAGACACAGCCAACAGAAAAGAAACCCGCGACGCAGATCACCGAATTTGAATCGGAGACAAGTAGTCCATCCACTTTTGAATCACGAAAGAAAAAAAGCGAACGGGTCGTTTTAATCGTTGGCGGAATATTCTTAATTCTGGTGATCGTCATCCCCCTGATTCTCATGATCCCCGATTTTCGTCAGGAACGAGAAGCAACTCGACGGTCTGCAGCAAAGCACAATTTAAAAAACCTGGCACTCGTTCTCCACAATTATTATGACGAACAAGGCACATTTCCACCGGGAGCCACAGAAACTCCGGAAGGGCTGCCGCTACACAGTTGGCAAACGGCTATTCTGCCCTATATTGACGAGCTAAATCTGTATCAGCGAATCGATTTGGAGCAGCCATGGAACGCTGACATCAACAAACCACACTTCCAGAAAGTGATTTCCTACTATCTTATACCAGGAAACGATCTCACGAAATCAGCTGACGGTTATGGCCTCACTCATTATGTTGGTAATGAACTGGTCCTTAAAAAGAATTCCGGTATTTCTCCTTATCAGATTCCAGATGGTTCATCAGAAACAATCCTCATTCTGGAAGCAGGAGAAAACTTCAAACCATGGGGAGATCCAACATCGATTGCAAAACCATACGATGTGTTTGGTTCTGACCATAAATCACCAATGGTTGGAGGAACCCATGCTGTTTATGCAGACGGCAGTGTGCGTTTCCTTTCAGAAAACATCGATCCTGATATTTTAAAAGCCATCAGCACACCTGATGGCGGAGAAGTGATCGGTGAATTCTAGGTAGCGTTTCTGAAACCGAATTGTCCTTACAAATGAGGAGGAACCGCGGCTGATCCGGTTTTTGGTGATTTCCCAGCCAGAATGACTTATTAGCCGCAGGGCGTTAGCCCCGGTTCTTCATCTCGCAGAGATGAAAGCCCTGATTGAACTCCGGTTAATGCCGCGCATCGTAAAGCTGGACCACCACGCCGTCCAGAAAGCTGGCCAGTCGAGTCGCGGCGTGCGACGCATCGCCGCGCAACTTCCACATCTCTTTGATACTTTCCGGTCGCTTGAGAACCGCCCCCAGAGCGGCACCCGCTCGGACGGCACCGGTCTCACTCAAAATTGAAACCACCTCAGCAGGCAGGTCTGCCGAACAATCATCGCTGATCGCCCGAATCGCCATGAAGCCTTTCTTCTCCGCCTGACAGATCTGTGCGACGGCCAGACTTTCGAGGTCAACGGCCAATGCCTGATGCGATTCACCCAGTTTCAGTTTGTCTTCCGCTTTACGCACAATTTCATCCGTGTTGAGAATCCGCCCCACATGCAGCCCGTGTTCGGGGTCTTCCGGAAAGTGGACGTCGTTCTTCAATTCCTGGCCATGCAGATCACAGACCGATGTCGCGACAACAATATCGCCAATTTTCATCCCCGGTTTCAAAGCACCGGAAAAACCGACCGAAAGCACCCAGGGCGGAGAATGCGCGTCGATCAATGCCTGGGTCGCAGCCCGGGCGCGGGCAAAACCGACTCCCGTTTGCACGGCCGCCACTTTAATCCGATCCAGAAATCCGCCCCGAAACACATACGAACCGCCGGTATATTTCTTGACGTGCTCACAGCGATCCAGAAAGGGCTGGATCTCCATCGGCAGAGCACAAACCAGCCCGATATCCGCATGCGCTTTGTCAGCTTCGGGTGCATTCAAGAAGCATGTTCCTTTTCGAACTGACTCATCATCTCGATTAACTTATCCACGCCCGCTTCCGGGAAGGCGTTATAAATACTGGCCCGCATGCCACCGACACTCCGGTGACCTTTCAGGCCATCCAAGCCGGCGGCGGTCGCCTGTGCGATGAATTGGGCATCCAGATCCGCATCGCCGGTCACAAAAGTGACGTTCATCAAAGAACGGTCCTGCTTGGCAGCCGTCGGCTTGAACAGCGAACTCTGCTCCAGGTAATCATACAGCTTACCCGCTTTCGCCCGGTTTTTCTGCTGAACCGCTTCCAGTCCGCCCTGGTCTTTCAACCATTGGAGAACCTGTCCCAACACATAAATCCCAAACGTAGGCGGCGTGTTAAACATCGATCCCGCTTCAGAGTGTGTCCGATATTGCAGCATGGTGGGAATGTCCGTTGGTCCCTGCTCAATCAGATCATCGCGAATGATGACCAGAGCCATACCGCTCGGTCCCAGATTCTTTTGGGCACCGGCATAGACAATCCCATATTTAGATATGTCGATGGGTCGGGAGAAAATATCACTGCTCGCATCACAAATCAGAGGCACGCCCGCTGGAACTTCCGGCTCGGTCGCAAACTCAGTCCCGTAAATCGTATTGTTCGAAGTATAATGCACATACGCCGGTTTCTCGCTCAGAGAGACTGCTTCAGGAATGTAAGAAAAATTCTTATCTTCACTACTGCAGGCGATATTCACGTTACCAAAGACTTTGGCTTCCTTGACGGCTTTTTTCGACCAGGAACCGGTCACCAGATAGTCGGCGGTCTGATCCTTTGACAGCAGGTTCATCGGAATCATGTAAAACTGCGAAGAAGCCCCGCCCTGCAGGAACAGGACTTTATAATTATCGGGAACTCCAGCGATTTCCCGACACAATGATTCAGCAGCTTCATAAACGGCGAGGAAAGCTTTACTACGATGCGAGTGCTCCAGAACGCCGATTCCAGTGTCGCCCAGTGAAATCAGATCTTTCTGTGCCTGTTCCAGAACGGGTAATGGGAGTGCGGCGGGTCCCGCGGAAAAGTTGTAAATTCTTTCTGTCATTTTAGATATCTCAACATCTTTTGCAGGCTGAAATTTCGGTTCAACCCTGAGTAACCTGTTTGGTGTCAATAATACGGACGGTATCTGACCTCTTGGAACGATCCTTGAGGATATTGGCAAGCGTTCGCTTGTTTTGCCAATCAGCATCGATATTATGGAGTCTGCTTTTCTTCATAAATGGAGTAGAGCGAAATTATCCAGAATTCCCAAGAATAGTCATGTTTTCCGGCGAGTCATCGCCCCCTTTGATTGATCTGTTATTTAATGCCTAGTTCTCCAAATCCACTCTCACGAGGGCCCCGCGTCCAGTCCTTTCAACCGCCTCAAGGCGACCTGACCATCATGGCAGGCTCAGGCAATCCATTGCTGGCACAAGCCATCGCCGATGAGCTTGGCGTTCGTTTGACACCCTGTGAAGCCCATCAGTTCAGCGAAGGCAATATTTTCGTCCGCATTCTGGAAAATGTGCGTGGCCGCGATGTCTATCTGATTCAAGGCGTCCATTCTCCTGTGAATGACAACTTTGTTGAACTTTTGTTCTGGATCGACGCCTTAAAACGGGCCAGTGCTCAGCAGGTGACGGCAGTCATCCCGTTTTTCAGCTACGCCAAGGGAGACAAAAAAGACGAACCTCGCGTCTCGATTCGAGCCCGCGTCTGTGCCGACGCGATCGAAGTCGCGGGAGCCGACCGTGTGCTGACCATGGACCTGCACAGCCCCCAGATCCAGGGATTCTTCAGCGTCCCCGTCGACCATCTTTACGGACGGCACGTCATCAGCGACCATATTCGAAAAATGAATATTGAGAATCTCGTCGTCTGTAGTCCCGACGTTGGTTTTGCCAAAGAAGCGTCCGACTTTGCCAAGCTGTTAGGCACGCCGGTCGTCATTGGCAACAAAATGCGCAAGGACCATTCCGAGACGGTGGAAGTTCTGGAGGTGATTGGGGAAGTCGCAGGCAAAAACATCATTCTGGTGGACGACTTCACCATTACAGGACGCACATTGATCAGCATGGCGGAAGTTCTGAAGAAGAAGGGCGCCAACGATATCTATGCCGCCGTCACACACGGCGTACTCTCCAAAGGCGCCGCCGAACGCATCGGTAAAAGCCCTTTGAAAAAAATGTTTATGACCGATACGATTGAAGCGCAGATTGATCCTCTGCCGGACAATATCGAAGTCATTCCGGTTGCGCACTCTTTCGCTGCCGCCATCCGGTCCATTCACGACCGTACCAGTGTCAGCACACTGTTTCCGGAAAAGAGATCGAAAAAGTAATCACTTAATTCTAATTGCTTTATGTCAGAGAAATATCAGGACGCATGACAAAGACAGGCAAGAAGCTGACCCCGATGATGGAGCGGTATCTGGAAGTCAAAAGCCAGAATCCGGGAACACTGTTATTATTTCGCATGGGCGATTTCTACGAACTGTTTCACGAAGACGCCGAAATCGCCGCCCGTATTCTGGGAATCACACTCACCAGTCGCGATAAGAGTTCCAGCAATCCCGTCCCGATGGCGGGCTTCCCGCATCATTCGCTGGACAGCTATCTCTACAAACTGATTCACGCCGGCTATCGGGCCTCGATCTGCGATCAGGTCGAAGATCCCAAAAAAGCCAAAGGGATGGTCAAACGCGAAGTCACCCGTGTCGTCACCCCCGGCACACTGACCGACGACGCCCTGCTCGACCCGCATGAAAATAATTTCCTCGCCAGTATCTATTTCGGTAAATCCGATATCGGCCTGGCTTGGCTGGAACTTTCGACAGGTCGGTTTTTGACATCCAATACCACCGCCGAGCATCTAGTGGATGAACTGGCCCGCATTCATCCAGCCGAATGCATCTTCGCAGAAGGCAACACCGCACTGCAAAACGCCATCGGGCATCTGGATACCATGCTGACCGAACGCCCTTCCTGGTCGTTCGCCCAGGACGAATGCGAAAGCCGCCTGCTCGAACATTTCGGCACGAAAACACTGGAAGGGTTCAACCTGGAACAGGGAACGCCTTCGATTACCGCCGCCGGTGCCCTGCTG
This genomic interval from Gimesia alba contains the following:
- a CDS encoding ribose-phosphate diphosphokinase; amino-acid sequence: MPSSPNPLSRGPRVQSFQPPQGDLTIMAGSGNPLLAQAIADELGVRLTPCEAHQFSEGNIFVRILENVRGRDVYLIQGVHSPVNDNFVELLFWIDALKRASAQQVTAVIPFFSYAKGDKKDEPRVSIRARVCADAIEVAGADRVLTMDLHSPQIQGFFSVPVDHLYGRHVISDHIRKMNIENLVVCSPDVGFAKEASDFAKLLGTPVVIGNKMRKDHSETVEVLEVIGEVAGKNIILVDDFTITGRTLISMAEVLKKKGANDIYAAVTHGVLSKGAAERIGKSPLKKMFMTDTIEAQIDPLPDNIEVIPVAHSFAAAIRSIHDRTSVSTLFPEKRSKK
- a CDS encoding phosphorylase family protein — translated: MNAPEADKAHADIGLVCALPMEIQPFLDRCEHVKKYTGGSYVFRGGFLDRIKVAAVQTGVGFARARAATQALIDAHSPPWVLSVGFSGALKPGMKIGDIVVATSVCDLHGQELKNDVHFPEDPEHGLHVGRILNTDEIVRKAEDKLKLGESHQALAVDLESLAVAQICQAEKKGFMAIRAISDDCSADLPAEVVSILSETGAVRAGAALGAVLKRPESIKEMWKLRGDASHAATRLASFLDGVVVQLYDARH
- a CDS encoding DUF1559 family PulG-like putative transporter; the protein is MEKETSERKPDHFLSVLLIVVVSLLLIGISFPIYDELRFKFRDSRPPLNRRNMKRIGLALHNYHWTYHTLPPGAIISESGIPAHSWQALILPFLDQEFLFKQIDLKKPWNDPANQKVFQQEIPVYLSPKSKMKFSRDGYALSHFVGNQLVLKPGTNISLEDIRDGTSNTILAIEIAENFKPWGDPTSLTEPIKVIGPDKKTPDSGGSFILL
- a CDS encoding DUF1559 family PulG-like putative transporter, with product MADWYVKRGSQTTGPLTQERLKELAEQGKVQKSDLVRKGEDGNFIPAGQFPGLIPDSDDWETDFQQPAASQAAPARKSKTTPIVLLAILGGGGVIVVIILIALLLPAIQQARVADRHPTSKIKSKNNLKQIALALHNYHDRDRVFPPGGIETADGKPYHSWQTMILPFVDQGQLHNQIDFDHPWTNPANQSQFQLNLPIYLNPAIEETVSPEGLGLSHYVGNKFLMQTNGNMRIRDIVDGTSNTIMAVETGENFKPWGDPTNIADPVNVIGGKRKSSFTGGNHVMMSDGRVRFVSENIDPAMLKALSTPDGGETVGEF
- a CDS encoding DUF1559 family PulG-like putative transporter, which gives rise to MSDDNHQSEQDQTQPTEKKPATQITEFESETSSPSTFESRKKKSERVVLIVGGIFLILVIVIPLILMIPDFRQEREATRRSAAKHNLKNLALVLHNYYDEQGTFPPGATETPEGLPLHSWQTAILPYIDELNLYQRIDLEQPWNADINKPHFQKVISYYLIPGNDLTKSADGYGLTHYVGNELVLKKNSGISPYQIPDGSSETILILEAGENFKPWGDPTSIAKPYDVFGSDHKSPMVGGTHAVYADGSVRFLSENIDPDILKAISTPDGGEVIGEF
- the serC gene encoding 3-phosphoserine/phosphohydroxythreonine transaminase translates to MTERIYNFSAGPAALPLPVLEQAQKDLISLGDTGIGVLEHSHRSKAFLAVYEAAESLCREIAGVPDNYKVLFLQGGASSQFYMIPMNLLSKDQTADYLVTGSWSKKAVKEAKVFGNVNIACSSEDKNFSYIPEAVSLSEKPAYVHYTSNNTIYGTEFATEPEVPAGVPLICDASSDIFSRPIDISKYGIVYAGAQKNLGPSGMALVIIRDDLIEQGPTDIPTMLQYRTHSEAGSMFNTPPTFGIYVLGQVLQWLKDQGGLEAVQQKNRAKAGKLYDYLEQSSLFKPTAAKQDRSLMNVTFVTGDADLDAQFIAQATAAGLDGLKGHRSVGGMRASIYNAFPEAGVDKLIEMMSQFEKEHAS